In the genome of Candidatus Aminicenantes bacterium, the window TAATCGCCTCCGTTACATGCATATGATAACGTGCCGCTGTGCCAAATCCTGTCCCACCGGCGAACAAATGGCAAACAAAAACAAAATTAGAGAGTTGGAAAGTTGAAAAGTTGGAGAGTTGGAGGGAGCCCGAGCGAACGCGAGCCAATAGCCACTGGCCTCTCACCATTTTTATCGTCATTTGCTCGCTGCGCTTGCGTCATTGGTAAGAAAGTTGAAAAGTTGGAGAGTTGGAAAGAAAAAGCATTGAGGCTGCTTTGACTGATGTTGTCCTTCCTGACACCTGTCACCTCAGTTTCACTTTTCACTAGAAAAGATAACCACCCCGTCGGGCAGGATCTCGAGCTTTGCCCCCCATCGCTCCGCCAGCCACTGGAAGGTTTCGGGGGCGAAAAAGCACACGTGGGTCTCGTCCTTGCGGTAGTGCCAGGTTTCGAATTGCTCCACCGGCACCACCGGTTTTGTCATGACCGCCAGCATGCCCCCCGGCCGCAACAACCTGTAAAGGAGCGTCAGGTCACGTCCCGGGTGGTGGAGATGTTCCGCGGTTTCGCACACGGTGATGAAGTCGTAGCTTTTTTCCAGGGCCGCCGTGTCCGGAGCGTAAAACACGTCATACAAGGTCATGTCAAATCCGGCAGTGCGGAACATCTTTGCCAGTACCGGCCCGGGCCCGGAGCCGAAGTCCAGCCCCGCCGCCCCAGGTGCCAACCGTCCCATAACCGGATCGAACAGTTTTTTCAAAAAACGGACGTACCCCTCGTTCTCCGGGCTGTTCTCGTGCAGGTCGTAGCGCTTCTTTTCCTCTGCGGCGCTCAAGTAATACCGCGGCGGCACAAATACCAGCCCGCACTCTCCGCAGCGCACATACTCCCGCGCCTGGTCCCGCCAGTAGAAACCGGTCTC includes:
- a CDS encoding class I SAM-dependent methyltransferase; amino-acid sequence: MQCPVCGDGETGFYWRDQAREYVRCGECGLVFVPPRYYLSAAEEKKRYDLHENSPENEGYVRFLKKLFDPVMGRLAPGAAGLDFGSGPGPVLAKMFRTAGFDMTLYDVFYAPDTAALEKSYDFITVCETAEHLHHPGRDLTLLYRLLRPGGMLAVMTKPVVPVEQFETWHYRKDETHVCFFAPETFQWLAERWGAKLEILPDGVVIFSSEK